A portion of the Coturnix japonica isolate 7356 chromosome 4, Coturnix japonica 2.1, whole genome shotgun sequence genome contains these proteins:
- the G3BP2 gene encoding ras GTPase-activating protein-binding protein 2 isoform X2: MVMEKPSPLLVGREFVRQYYTLLNKAPDFLHRFYGRNSSYVHGGLDASGKPQEAVYGQAEIHKKVMSLQFSECHTKIRHVDAHATLSDGVVVQVMGELSNNGQPMRKFMQTFVLAPEGSVPNKFYVHNDIFRYEDEVFGDSEGELDEESEEEVEEEQEERQPSPEPVQENASSTYYENHPVTNGIEETLEESSHEPEQELESETKPEELKTEVEEKALEELEEKSPSPPPVEPVSLPQEPPKPRVETKPEAQSQPPRVREQRPRERPGFPPRGPRPGRGDVEQNESDNRRIIRYPDSHQLFVGNLPHDIDESELKEFFMSFGNVVELRINTKGVGGKLPNFGFVVFDDSEPVQRILVAKPIMFRGEVRLNVEEKKTRAARERETRGGGDDRRDIRRNDRGPGGPRGIVGGGMMRDRDGRGPPPRGGMAQKLGSGRGSGQMEGRFTGQRR, encoded by the exons ATGGTGATGGAGAAGCCCAGTCCCCTGCTTGTAGGGCGGGAGTTCGTCAGACAGTACTACACTCTGCTCAATAAAGCTCCTGATTTCCTGCACAG GTTTTATGGCAGGAATTCTTCTTATGTCCATGGAGGACTGGATGCTAGCGGGAAGCCACAAGAAGCAGTGTATGGCCAAGCT GAGATACACAAGAAGGTGATGTCATTGCAGTTCAGTGAGTGCCACACCAAGATTCGTCATGTGGATGCTCATGCCACTCTGAGCGATGGGGTGGTGGTGCAAGTCATGGGGGAGCTGTCCAACAATGGGCAGCCCATGAGGAAGTTCATGCAGACCTTTGTACTTGCTCCAGAG GGGTCTGTTCCAAACAAGTTCTATGTACATAACGATATCTTCAGATATGAAGATGAAGTATTTGGGGATTCTGAAGGAGAACTTGATGAAG AGTCTGaagaggaggtggaggaagaacaggaggaaagaCAACCATCACCTGAACCTGTGCAAGAAAATGCAAGCAGTACCTACTATGAAAATCATCCTGTCAC CAATGGTATAGAGGAGACACTGGAAGAATCATCTCATGAGCCTGAGCAGGAATTGGAATCGGAAACAAAACCTGAAGAGCTGAAGACTGAGGTAGAAGAAAAGGCTCTtgaggagctggaagagaagTCTCCTTCTCCACCTCCTGTAGAACCTGTTTCACTACCCCAAGAACCACCAAAG CCAAGAGTTGAAACAAAACCCGAAGCTCAATCTCAGCCTCCTCGTGTGCGTGAGCAGCGCCCAAGGGAACGACCAGGATTTCCACCCCGTGGACCTCGACCAG GGAGAGGGGATGTGGAGCAAAATGAGTCGGACAATCGCCGAATAATCCGTTACCCAGACAGCCATCAGCTGTTTGTTGGGAACCTGCCACATGACATTGACGAGAGCGAACTGAAGGAGTTCTTCATGA GCTTTGGAAATGTAGTTGAACTCCGCATCAACACAAAAGGAGTTGGAGGAAAACTGCCCAACTTTGGCTTTGTGGTATTTGATGATTCTGAGCCAGTCCAGAGAATTTTGGTTGCAAAA CCCATTATGTTCCGGGGTGAGGTTCGCTTGAAcgtagaagagaaaaaaacaagagccGCTCGTGAGAGAGAGACCCGAGGCGGAGGTGATGACCGTAGGGATATTCGGCGCAATGATAGAGGCCCCGGGGGTCCCCGTGGAATAGTGGGTGGTGGCATGATGCGCGACCGCGATGGCCGAGGACCCCCTCCAAGAGGTGGCATGGCGCAGAAGCTCGGCTCTGGACGAGGCAGCGGGCAGATGGAAGGGCGCTTCACGGGACAGCGTCGCTGA
- the G3BP2 gene encoding ras GTPase-activating protein-binding protein 2 isoform X1: MVMEKPSPLLVGREFVRQYYTLLNKAPDFLHRFYGRNSSYVHGGLDASGKPQEAVYGQAEIHKKVMSLQFSECHTKIRHVDAHATLSDGVVVQVMGELSNNGQPMRKFMQTFVLAPEGSVPNKFYVHNDIFRYEDEVFGDSEGELDEESEEEVEEEQEERQPSPEPVQENASSTYYENHPVTNGIEETLEESSHEPEQELESETKPEELKTEVEEKALEELEEKSPSPPPVEPVSLPQEPPKAFSWASVTSKNLPPSGTVSSSGIPPHVKAPVSQPRVETKPEAQSQPPRVREQRPRERPGFPPRGPRPGRGDVEQNESDNRRIIRYPDSHQLFVGNLPHDIDESELKEFFMSFGNVVELRINTKGVGGKLPNFGFVVFDDSEPVQRILVAKPIMFRGEVRLNVEEKKTRAARERETRGGGDDRRDIRRNDRGPGGPRGIVGGGMMRDRDGRGPPPRGGMAQKLGSGRGSGQMEGRFTGQRR, encoded by the exons ATGGTGATGGAGAAGCCCAGTCCCCTGCTTGTAGGGCGGGAGTTCGTCAGACAGTACTACACTCTGCTCAATAAAGCTCCTGATTTCCTGCACAG GTTTTATGGCAGGAATTCTTCTTATGTCCATGGAGGACTGGATGCTAGCGGGAAGCCACAAGAAGCAGTGTATGGCCAAGCT GAGATACACAAGAAGGTGATGTCATTGCAGTTCAGTGAGTGCCACACCAAGATTCGTCATGTGGATGCTCATGCCACTCTGAGCGATGGGGTGGTGGTGCAAGTCATGGGGGAGCTGTCCAACAATGGGCAGCCCATGAGGAAGTTCATGCAGACCTTTGTACTTGCTCCAGAG GGGTCTGTTCCAAACAAGTTCTATGTACATAACGATATCTTCAGATATGAAGATGAAGTATTTGGGGATTCTGAAGGAGAACTTGATGAAG AGTCTGaagaggaggtggaggaagaacaggaggaaagaCAACCATCACCTGAACCTGTGCAAGAAAATGCAAGCAGTACCTACTATGAAAATCATCCTGTCAC CAATGGTATAGAGGAGACACTGGAAGAATCATCTCATGAGCCTGAGCAGGAATTGGAATCGGAAACAAAACCTGAAGAGCTGAAGACTGAGGTAGAAGAAAAGGCTCTtgaggagctggaagagaagTCTCCTTCTCCACCTCCTGTAGAACCTGTTTCACTACCCCAAGAACCACCAAAG GCTTTCTCTTGGGCTTCAGTGACCAGTAAAAACCTGCCTCCTAGTGGTACTGTTTCCTCCTCTGGAATTCCGCCCCATGTTAAAGCACCGGTCTCACAG CCAAGAGTTGAAACAAAACCCGAAGCTCAATCTCAGCCTCCTCGTGTGCGTGAGCAGCGCCCAAGGGAACGACCAGGATTTCCACCCCGTGGACCTCGACCAG GGAGAGGGGATGTGGAGCAAAATGAGTCGGACAATCGCCGAATAATCCGTTACCCAGACAGCCATCAGCTGTTTGTTGGGAACCTGCCACATGACATTGACGAGAGCGAACTGAAGGAGTTCTTCATGA GCTTTGGAAATGTAGTTGAACTCCGCATCAACACAAAAGGAGTTGGAGGAAAACTGCCCAACTTTGGCTTTGTGGTATTTGATGATTCTGAGCCAGTCCAGAGAATTTTGGTTGCAAAA CCCATTATGTTCCGGGGTGAGGTTCGCTTGAAcgtagaagagaaaaaaacaagagccGCTCGTGAGAGAGAGACCCGAGGCGGAGGTGATGACCGTAGGGATATTCGGCGCAATGATAGAGGCCCCGGGGGTCCCCGTGGAATAGTGGGTGGTGGCATGATGCGCGACCGCGATGGCCGAGGACCCCCTCCAAGAGGTGGCATGGCGCAGAAGCTCGGCTCTGGACGAGGCAGCGGGCAGATGGAAGGGCGCTTCACGGGACAGCGTCGCTGA